The segment cgagagtattccgcctgcacagcaagcctggcaagctacctgtggtgtattcaataagccaaaaacagtaacaagtctcacaatggagatgttactggtgcccgctcgagcaagtcggtgaacaacaggatgacagtgctacagtgcactgtcAGTGCTACGGATGAAATAATCAGATACTTGAGAGTAAGGGCGGAAGCGTGGTGGTGCGTGGTCTGAGCTAGGGGGTCTCATTCCCCGCTGGGCTGCCGCCCTCCTTGGGCTGCTACAATGAATCTCAGCGTCGACTACCTCCGAGAGAAGCTGCAGCGGGACCTGGAGGCCGACCACGTGGAAGTGGAGGACACGACTCGGGACCGTTGTGCGGCCAGCTTCCGAGTCCTTGTAGTGTCGTCCAAGTTCGAGGGAACTCTGAAGCCC is part of the Sorex araneus isolate mSorAra2 chromosome 2, mSorAra2.pri, whole genome shotgun sequence genome and harbors:
- the LOC101540952 gene encoding bolA-like protein 2, with the protein product MNLSVDYLREKLQRDLEADHVEVEDTTRDRCAASFRVLVVSSKFEGTLKPLLQRHRLVNNCLSEELQHIHAFGQKTLTPEQWAHEKQK